From Varibaculum massiliense, a single genomic window includes:
- a CDS encoding glycerate kinase has protein sequence MQIVLAVTSTASASAKKLGEAFKAGWLRHQSQDQLQVIPYSYSYSEVAANFPLADIFAGTADPEQAGKRLVASLKAGNDIYLPPCQAEQSLQSEYLSPGAMALENLEELPDFPAAFMRAVARAYGKETADPQVWENLGRTLGRGVVVTGSQKPLFSASGVLATVAKTRPQIAQKTKENWEEILGQAQKCGHQRYLGLSSATGFGKAQETQIGALPGGGCAFGIGELLGRLGARLDFAADFLDERTRLPQILTGADLLVANTGELSPWNVSGSPLEHLCDTASRFGLPIVAITSENNLSRAEASEMGIDGIYQFPTDISGMSQAGLRLARTWSR, from the coding sequence GTGCAAATAGTTCTGGCAGTAACCAGCACGGCCTCCGCTAGCGCCAAAAAGCTAGGGGAGGCCTTTAAAGCTGGATGGCTCCGGCACCAAAGCCAAGATCAACTGCAGGTTATCCCCTATTCATACAGTTATAGCGAGGTGGCAGCTAACTTCCCGCTAGCGGATATTTTCGCTGGCACGGCTGACCCAGAGCAGGCAGGTAAACGCTTAGTCGCGTCATTAAAAGCGGGAAACGATATATATCTTCCTCCCTGTCAGGCAGAACAATCCTTGCAAAGTGAATATCTGTCACCGGGGGCAATGGCTTTGGAAAACCTAGAGGAACTTCCGGATTTTCCCGCAGCTTTCATGCGGGCAGTGGCACGCGCCTACGGTAAGGAAACTGCAGACCCGCAAGTTTGGGAAAACCTGGGGCGCACCCTCGGCCGTGGGGTGGTAGTTACCGGCAGCCAAAAACCGTTATTTTCTGCCTCCGGGGTGCTGGCTACGGTGGCAAAAACCCGACCGCAGATTGCGCAAAAAACTAAAGAAAATTGGGAAGAGATACTGGGGCAGGCGCAAAAATGCGGACACCAGCGTTATCTGGGGCTGTCCAGTGCAACTGGCTTCGGAAAAGCTCAGGAAACCCAAATCGGAGCTCTGCCGGGAGGAGGGTGCGCCTTTGGGATTGGGGAACTATTAGGCAGATTGGGAGCCCGTCTGGATTTCGCGGCAGATTTCTTGGATGAGCGCACCCGTCTGCCCCAGATTTTAACGGGCGCAGATTTGCTAGTGGCGAATACCGGTGAGCTTTCCCCCTGGAATGTTTCCGGTTCGCCGTTAGAACATTTATGTGACACAGCTAGTCGCTTCGGTCTACCAATAGTGGCGATTACCAGCGAAAATAATCTGAGTAGAGCAGAGGCGTCCGAAATGGGAATCGATGGTATTTATCAGTTTCCCACCGATATTTCCGGTATGAGCCAGGCTGGACTTCGCTTAGCGCGTACCTGGTCACGATAG
- a CDS encoding M20/M25/M40 family metallo-hydrolase translates to MSDISKVKTASENIFKDVKSELTKLVAIPSVSSDSRAEVEKSAHHLAELFSKLGMETAVKTAPTPGGEEGMPAVIARKIVDPQAKTVLLYAHHDVQPTGPRERWNTDPFVATEKDGRLYGRGTSDDGAGVMVHYGALLALADKCPVNVTCFIEGEEEIGSPSFRNFIEKYREDLAADVIIVCDSDNWRVGEPALTATLRGVASMDVKVKVMETALHSGAYGGPVLDAVTIASLLLAKCFNPDGSLAVPGLGGSTSADVHYPEELFKADAQVVDSFQLAGKGELASRLWNQPSLCVIGWDQRSRAESANALVPETCLRLSLRTAPGTDTAECAQALSTFLEENAPFGAEVETEVLECGPSYQAESSEAEKEMKWALSSAWDKDAVDIGCGGAIPMTADLAQVFPEADILITGVEDPATNAHSENESQDLGDLRNAITAEALFLTRLGGQL, encoded by the coding sequence ATGAGTGATATTTCTAAAGTAAAAACAGCTTCAGAGAACATTTTTAAAGACGTGAAAAGCGAACTGACGAAACTGGTGGCTATCCCCTCCGTTTCTTCAGATTCCCGCGCGGAAGTAGAAAAATCTGCCCACCACCTGGCGGAACTATTTTCTAAGCTAGGGATGGAAACCGCGGTGAAAACCGCGCCTACCCCCGGTGGGGAAGAAGGTATGCCCGCGGTTATTGCCCGGAAAATAGTTGACCCACAGGCAAAAACAGTTTTGCTTTACGCCCACCACGATGTGCAGCCAACCGGACCGCGCGAACGCTGGAATACCGATCCCTTTGTCGCCACCGAAAAAGACGGCCGCCTCTATGGGCGCGGCACCTCGGATGATGGGGCAGGAGTGATGGTGCACTACGGGGCGCTGTTGGCTCTGGCAGATAAATGCCCAGTTAACGTGACCTGCTTTATCGAAGGCGAAGAAGAAATCGGCTCGCCCTCCTTCCGTAACTTTATTGAAAAGTACCGGGAAGATTTGGCTGCGGATGTGATTATTGTTTGCGACTCCGATAACTGGCGGGTAGGGGAACCGGCACTAACCGCTACTTTGCGGGGAGTAGCCAGTATGGATGTGAAAGTAAAAGTAATGGAAACCGCCTTGCATTCAGGAGCCTACGGCGGCCCGGTACTAGATGCGGTCACTATTGCCAGCCTTTTGCTAGCGAAATGCTTCAACCCTGACGGTAGCTTGGCAGTACCGGGTCTTGGCGGGTCTACCAGTGCAGATGTGCATTATCCCGAAGAACTATTTAAGGCAGATGCCCAGGTAGTAGACAGCTTCCAGCTAGCTGGGAAAGGCGAGTTGGCATCGCGGCTCTGGAATCAACCCTCACTTTGCGTTATCGGTTGGGATCAGCGATCCCGCGCCGAAAGCGCCAATGCCCTGGTTCCGGAAACCTGTTTGCGGCTATCACTGCGGACTGCTCCGGGTACCGACACTGCCGAATGCGCTCAGGCTTTAAGCACATTCTTAGAAGAAAACGCGCCTTTTGGAGCCGAGGTGGAAACCGAAGTTCTCGAATGCGGTCCCTCCTATCAAGCCGAGTCATCGGAGGCGGAAAAAGAAATGAAATGGGCGCTATCTAGTGCTTGGGACAAAGACGCGGTAGATATTGGTTGCGGGGGAGCAATCCCGATGACCGCCGACTTGGCACAAGTGTTCCCCGAGGCAGACATCCTGATTACCGGGGTGGAAGATCCGGCTACCAATGCCCACTCCGAGAACGAATCCCAAGATTTAGGGGACTTGCGCAATGCGATTACTGCCGAAGCGCTGTTCCTGACCCGGCTAGGCGGCCAGCTTTAA
- a CDS encoding DUF3043 domain-containing protein — translation MKLFGSSKDEDTAKVEEKGAGKGRPTPKRKDAEARNRRPLVVDKKEARKRRREQRDEVYKKQREALDGTGDERYLPLNDQGPLRRYIRDFVDARFAIGELFMPIVLAFLILSIAFSRNQQLNSILLFTMWGLLLLALIEAIITTIIINRSLLKITDGDKRVKKGNGRYILMRLASPRRMRRPRPSGPRGSRPDISEYASDIRAYMLSRP, via the coding sequence GTGAAACTTTTTGGAAGCAGTAAAGACGAAGATACCGCTAAGGTAGAGGAAAAGGGCGCGGGCAAGGGGCGCCCCACCCCTAAACGCAAGGATGCCGAGGCGCGCAATCGGCGCCCGCTGGTAGTGGACAAGAAAGAGGCACGTAAACGGCGCCGGGAGCAGCGTGACGAGGTCTATAAGAAACAGCGGGAAGCGCTAGATGGCACAGGTGATGAGCGTTATCTACCCCTTAACGATCAAGGTCCGCTTCGGCGCTATATCCGCGATTTCGTGGATGCCCGTTTTGCTATCGGCGAGTTATTTATGCCGATTGTGTTGGCTTTCCTGATTTTGTCGATTGCGTTCTCTCGCAACCAACAGTTGAATTCGATTTTGCTATTTACCATGTGGGGATTGCTGCTGCTGGCACTGATTGAAGCCATTATCACCACGATAATAATTAACCGTTCGCTGTTGAAAATCACTGATGGAGACAAACGGGTAAAGAAAGGCAATGGCCGCTATATTTTGATGCGCCTGGCTAGTCCGCGGCGGATGCGCCGTCCCCGCCCTTCCGGTCCGCGCGGTTCGCGCCCCGATATCAGCGAGTACGCTAGCGATATTCGCGCCTATATGCTTTCTCGCCCCTAG
- a CDS encoding quinone-dependent dihydroorotate dehydrogenase gives MLYRFLFNHVISRLDPEKCHNATMKALYLISKIPGLTALIRIFFSGSVGTLKGGWVGNQQGLKSLARPVPGYLGLAAGMDKDALAPLQFGAFGFAFVEVGTVTPRPQPGNDKPRLWRILPLRAVRNRMGFNNQGAKQMVRRLQKLRSTPAGRSLILGVNLGKNKTTELAQAADDYRASALLLAKYADYLVINVSSPNTPGLRSLQATTQLREIAEAVKTAAQQSAGRAVPVLVKLAPDLEDTQIVELAQMVKEVGLAGVIATNTTINHDFGEGGVSGPPLKERALQVVRLLRSRLNEDYLIIGCGGIEDAATARQFLDAGADLLEALTAVIYQGPAFAGKINKQLSADLPALPLRNNHKN, from the coding sequence GTGCTATACCGATTCTTGTTTAATCATGTGATTTCGCGTTTGGATCCCGAAAAATGCCATAACGCCACTATGAAAGCGCTGTACTTAATCTCTAAGATTCCCGGATTAACCGCGCTGATTAGGATATTTTTCTCCGGATCCGTAGGTACCTTGAAGGGGGGCTGGGTCGGCAACCAGCAGGGGCTGAAATCCCTGGCCAGACCAGTTCCTGGATACCTAGGGCTGGCAGCGGGCATGGATAAAGATGCTTTAGCTCCTCTGCAATTTGGTGCCTTTGGATTCGCGTTTGTAGAGGTAGGAACGGTAACTCCCCGTCCGCAACCCGGAAATGACAAGCCGCGCCTGTGGCGGATATTGCCGCTACGCGCAGTACGTAATCGCATGGGCTTCAATAACCAGGGAGCCAAACAAATGGTGCGGCGCCTGCAGAAGCTACGCAGTACCCCAGCGGGGCGTTCCCTAATCCTAGGGGTGAATCTGGGCAAGAATAAGACCACTGAGCTTGCGCAAGCAGCAGATGATTACCGCGCTAGTGCGTTGTTGCTGGCAAAATATGCAGACTACCTGGTGATTAATGTTTCTTCGCCCAATACTCCCGGACTGCGTAGCCTGCAGGCAACTACGCAGCTGCGCGAAATCGCCGAAGCAGTTAAAACAGCAGCTCAACAAAGTGCAGGCAGAGCAGTTCCGGTATTGGTGAAGCTGGCTCCCGACCTGGAAGATACGCAAATAGTAGAACTAGCGCAAATGGTTAAAGAAGTGGGATTAGCGGGCGTAATCGCCACTAACACCACTATTAATCACGATTTTGGAGAAGGGGGAGTATCGGGTCCTCCCCTCAAAGAACGCGCCTTGCAAGTTGTGCGGCTTTTACGTTCCCGCTTAAACGAGGACTACCTAATCATCGGGTGCGGGGGAATCGAGGACGCAGCTACTGCCCGGCAGTTCCTAGATGCGGGAGCTGACCTGCTAGAGGCGCTGACTGCGGTTATCTATCAAGGTCCAGCTTTCGCTGGGAAAATAAACAAGCAGCTTAGTGCGGATCTTCCCGCCTTGCCGTTGCGTAATAACCACAAAAACTAG
- a CDS encoding TrmH family RNA methyltransferase, with product MLIPLNDLSDPRVRDFTQLKDVNLRKSFETERGLYLAESFSVIARALAAGHQPRSVLTNRHWLGRLQETLGSRAGDIPIFVAEEEQLTRLTGFSMHRGAIAAMERPALPELDEVLSGARAVLILEDLVDHTNVGAAIRSAAAMGFDAILTSPHCADPLYRRAVRVSMGTVFSLPWTQISAWPDTSALKNRGFIVAGLALSEQAISLPEFCACLQSQVERGKQPKVALVLGTEGPGMTKQALASCDQLVKIPLSHGVDSLNVAAAGAVACYAVSQALGTFTQDN from the coding sequence GTGCTCATTCCGCTTAATGATTTGTCTGATCCGCGGGTACGTGACTTTACCCAGTTAAAGGACGTGAACCTACGAAAAAGTTTTGAGACCGAACGCGGGCTATATTTGGCGGAAAGTTTTTCGGTGATTGCCCGCGCTTTGGCAGCCGGTCATCAGCCACGCTCGGTTTTAACCAATCGGCATTGGCTGGGACGTCTGCAGGAAACTTTGGGAAGCCGGGCTGGCGATATTCCTATTTTTGTAGCTGAGGAAGAACAGCTGACCCGACTTACCGGGTTCAGTATGCATCGCGGCGCTATCGCCGCGATGGAACGCCCTGCCCTGCCGGAACTGGACGAAGTACTGTCCGGGGCGCGGGCGGTGCTAATCCTAGAGGATCTGGTTGACCACACCAATGTTGGCGCCGCGATTCGCTCAGCAGCGGCTATGGGCTTTGACGCCATTTTGACCAGCCCGCATTGCGCCGATCCTCTCTATCGCCGCGCAGTTAGAGTTTCGATGGGAACCGTATTTTCATTGCCTTGGACGCAGATTTCTGCTTGGCCAGATACTTCCGCTTTGAAAAATCGGGGATTTATAGTGGCCGGACTAGCTTTATCTGAACAAGCGATTTCTCTGCCAGAATTTTGCGCCTGCCTGCAATCCCAGGTGGAGCGGGGGAAACAGCCGAAAGTTGCTTTAGTACTAGGCACCGAAGGACCGGGAATGACTAAGCAGGCACTCGCCAGCTGCGATCAGTTAGTGAAAATCCCGTTAAGTCATGGAGTGGATTCTTTGAATGTCGCCGCTGCGGGGGCAGTTGCCTGCTACGCGGTTAGCCAAGCGTTAGGAACTTTTACGCAAGATAACTAG
- a CDS encoding methionine/alanine import family NSS transporter small subunit: MTGEAILMMLVAILVIWGGLVGSVVALRRMDPPYQKGENYSETDFNPHPGLTEADFIEKEADKTEEAAAVSEG, encoded by the coding sequence ATGACCGGTGAAGCAATTTTGATGATGCTGGTCGCCATCTTGGTGATATGGGGCGGCCTGGTGGGGTCGGTAGTGGCGTTGCGCCGTATGGATCCGCCCTACCAAAAGGGCGAAAACTACTCGGAAACTGACTTTAACCCGCATCCAGGTCTTACCGAAGCTGACTTTATCGAAAAGGAAGCTGACAAGACCGAGGAAGCAGCTGCAGTCAGCGAAGGGTAG